A genomic segment from Sesamum indicum cultivar Zhongzhi No. 13 unplaced genomic scaffold, S_indicum_v1.0 scaffold00124, whole genome shotgun sequence encodes:
- the LOC105179154 gene encoding uncharacterized protein LOC105179154 → MLRISQVYAVLDQHIRYAVIKAFYSAKMIEGSSLQEHGVKMLSLVEKLKDLKVGLEIETYIDVILQSLPPSFNPFIMNYKMNELHKDLHELIKILVQYETIIEKSTPSVLVGEVSTSEEKGKVADRWKRKKGVGKEQKTRELRDDTETS, encoded by the exons ATGCTCCGCATAAGTCAGGTTTATGCGGTTCTAGACcagcatattagatatgctgtCATAAAAGCATTTTACAGTGCCAAAATGATTGAAGGGTCTTCTTTACAGGAGcatggggttaagatgctatcccttgtggagaagctcaaggaCCTTAAGGTTGGTCTTGAAATAGAGACGTACATTGATGTGATCCTTCAGTCTCTTCCTCCCTCCTTTAACCCGTTTATCATGAACTATAAGATGAATGAGCTTCACAAAgaccttcatgagttgataaaaatattggtcCAGTACGAGACAATAATTGAAAAGTCTACACCGTCGGTATTGGTAGGGGAGGTTTCAACCTCAGAAGAGAAAGGCAAAGTGGCGGACCgttggaagaggaagaaag GTGTTGGAAAGGAACAAAAAACTAGGGAATTACGAGATGATACTGAGACTAGTTGA
- the LOC105179110 gene encoding ORM1-like protein 3 produces the protein MANLYVQATPTTDLNKNTEWFTYPAAWTTYILILFFSWLVVLSVFGCSAGMAWTVVHLSHFVVTYQFFHWKKGTPFSDDQGVYNRLTWWEQIDNGKQLTRNRKFLTVVPVVLYLIASHTTNYQHPMLFFNTIAVFILVVAKFPNMHKVRIFGINADQ, from the exons ATGGCGAATTTGTATGTGCAAGCGACGCCGACGACGGATCTGAATAAGAACACGGAGTGGTTCACGTACCCCGCTGCGTGGACCACATACATCCTAATATTGTTCTTCTCGTGGCTGGTCGTACTCTCTGTGTTCGGATGCTCTGCTGGCATGGCTTGGACCGTTGTTCATCTTTCTCATTTTGTC GTGACATATCAATTCTTTCACTGGAAGAAGGGAACGCCATTTTCAGATGATCAGGGTGTTTACAATAGATTGACTTGGTGGGAGCAAATTGACAATGGCAAGCAGCTCACTCGCAATAGGAAGTTTTTGACTGTTGTACCAGTAGTGCT GTACTTGATAGCCTCACACACCACAAATTACCAACATCCTATGCTCTTCTTCAACACAATAGCAGTTTTTATTCTTGTGGTTGCCAAGTTCCCCAACATGCACAAAGTCCGTATATTCGGAATCAATGCCGACCAATGA